A part of Microcoleus sp. bin38.metabat.b11b12b14.051 genomic DNA contains:
- a CDS encoding DUF6737 family protein, giving the protein MKSISDQKAISPWNYKPWWCQPWSILLTGTSLISGSWFLLKTVWITVLVAIPLLAWMGFFLLVWPRLMLSSAALDSDSD; this is encoded by the coding sequence ATGAAATCTATTTCTGATCAAAAAGCTATTAGTCCTTGGAATTACAAACCTTGGTGGTGTCAGCCTTGGTCGATTCTGTTGACTGGAACGAGTCTGATTTCTGGTAGTTGGTTTTTGCTAAAAACAGTTTGGATAACTGTTTTAGTCGCGATTCCTTTATTGGCTTGGATGGGATTTTTCTTATTGGTTTGGCCGAGGTTGATGCTGTCTAGCGCTGCTTTAGACTCTGATTCAGATTAG
- a CDS encoding Uma2 family endonuclease, which yields MIATVTKKNTFDQFLVECPEDGLYELVNGEIIEIFPTRNHIDVADGILDSFHAQIKNLSLNYVVTSKTAIRTVTQAGVEQGRRPDVSVIDRDLWYSDRSAYAAVHEPIQLAVEVTSMNWNVDYIHKLDEYQRLGIAEYWVVDYLAIASSKFIGKPKVATIFVHLLDADGNYQTTAFKGSDRIVSRTFPELTLTAEQVMNV from the coding sequence AGAATGTCCCGAAGATGGATTATACGAACTGGTGAACGGAGAGATTATCGAAATATTTCCAACCAGAAATCATATTGATGTTGCTGACGGCATCTTAGACTCTTTTCACGCTCAAATAAAAAACCTGAGCTTAAATTATGTAGTAACAAGCAAAACAGCTATCAGAACTGTAACTCAAGCTGGAGTCGAACAAGGGCGGAGACCAGATGTCAGCGTGATCGATCGCGATTTGTGGTATTCTGACCGTTCTGCCTATGCTGCTGTGCATGAACCAATTCAGTTAGCGGTGGAGGTAACATCAATGAATTGGAACGTCGATTATATTCATAAATTGGATGAGTATCAGCGTCTGGGAATTGCCGAATATTGGGTTGTCGATTATTTAGCAATTGCTAGCTCTAAATTCATCGGAAAGCCCAAAGTTGCGACTATATTTGTCCACCTTCTGGATGCAGACGGTAACTATCAAACAACTGCATTTAAAGGTAGCGATAGAATTGTGTCGCGGACTTTTCCAGAATTAACGCTGACAGCCGAACAGGTGATGAATGTTTAA